The genomic segment ATCTTGATCGACTCCGCGCGGCGCAAACCGAAAGCAGCCTGCAGCCGCAGTGCCATGGCCGTGTACGGATCGGTGATTCGTGCGAGCTCGGTATCGCTCAGTTCCCGCGCCTTGCTGACCTGGGCGACGAATTGCCGGTGGCCGATCCCGTAGTGCGCGTTGTCGCGCGCGATGACGTTCTGCTTGCCGATCTTCTCGGCCCACCAGCGCAGCTCGGCCATGCGGTTCTTGATGGTGCCGACGGCCAGGCCCTCGGCCTGCCAGCGCGCCACCAGGCCTTCCACAT from the Candidatus Hydrogenedentota bacterium genome contains:
- a CDS encoding integrase, yielding MRDLNYELKQLCRRNRDGSFATQRDRERVLDLVANQLQEAGFRHLSATSLKPKHVEGLVARWQAEGLAVGTIKNRMAELRWWAEKIGKQNVIARDNAHYGIGHRQFVAQVSKARELSDTELARITDPYTAMALRLQAAFGLRRAESIK